In Silene latifolia isolate original U9 population chromosome X, ASM4854445v1, whole genome shotgun sequence, the following proteins share a genomic window:
- the LOC141618444 gene encoding uncharacterized protein LOC141618444 — MPLYTKFLKDVLRKRRSIGEDGLVALRGQFSMVLLNPMPEKLQDSGSFSIPCMVSNVSIKKALCDLGASVSILPLPIARKVGLHDMIPTSITLQLINRSVQRPMGVIEDVLVKVGNFYIPADFMVLDILEDQQTPIILGRPFLATKDVNISVKKGKLTFKVGRNVVEFSLIGAM, encoded by the coding sequence ATGCCACTCTACACAAAATTCTTGAAGGATGTGTTGAGAAAGAGGAGGAGTATTGGAGAAGATGGTCTAGTGGCTCTTAGGGGGCAATTTAGCATGGTCTTACTCAATCCAATGCCGGAAAAACTACAAGATTCGGGTAGTTTTTCCATTCCATGCATGGTGAGTAATGTGAGTATCAAGAAGGCACTTTGTGATCTTGGTGCAAGTGTTAGCATACTTCCGCTCCCTATTGCAAGGAAGGTTGGTTTACATGACATGATTCCTACTTCTATAACCTTGCAACTAATCAATAGATCGGTACAAAGACCAATGGGTGTTATTGAAGATGTTCTGGTTAAAGTGGGCAATTTCTATATTCCGGCGGACTTTATGGTTCTAGACATTCTGGAGGACCAACAAACTCCTATTATCCTTGGGAGACCCTTCTTGGCAACCAAGGATGTCAACATAAGTGTCAAGAAAGGGAAGCTCACTTTCAAGGTGGGAAGAAATGTGGTTGAATTCTCTTTGATCGGAGCAATGTGA